TTTAGCATATGACAAGCCCAATCTAGACTTGGCTTGCCTCAAATCGCCAATTCCAGAATTTGTATCAGGTCCGGCAAACCCTCCCATGACTGGCGCTAATGGAGGCCCAATGAGTAGCCCATCAGCCCCAAACTGCGGTCCACCCCTAGCATAATCAAAAAGGGCAGCACCACTGCCACCAACTTTGGGTAAAATAATAGGATCAATTGTTCCATTGTCTGTCCAGTAGAAGAGAAATGCATCAAAAGTATCATAGTAATCATCTGTGCTTCTATAGCCTTCAGGGTTAAATGCACCAAACTTGAAGGTGTTGTTTGTGTAGCCTACGATCACACATGGTCCCTTGAAGTCACAGCAATCATGGAAGTTTGTTGCACTAAATCCATCTATGGTGCCTCTGTAACAGCACTTGAGCTCTCTGCCTTGCTCATGAATCAATCAAAACAATGGAAATTCTTTTCAGTTGCACAAAAGAaagataataaatatttaaatatttaatatttatattataaaataaatattaaattagtaAATAACACATAATTACATTTAAATTAAGTTATATCACATCTTTATCCTAATCATCTTGAGTTAGCTTTTATTAGTTATTCTAGTAACTGTTGGCTGTTTTACACTCTGCTAACTGTTAGATATTAAGTGTTAATAATTAGTCATttatattgtgatttaaagtaaaagttttttataaaaataatattaaatataaaaataataatattattttattgactttagttaaaatattttcttaaacttttaacttttttttaaccACTCTTTTAATTAGTGAATGAAATTTAAACCATTTTTTAAATTCATCAATAATTAGTGAATGAAAGCTCATAAATTTGAGACTCTCATCATATAGGTAAAACCAATTAAAGAATATAAGAAGTTCTTAGAGCATCCCAAtaagagaaaatgaagagagaagaaatattttcttaatgaggagagagagagagaatatgtACCCTTTAAGAAAGTGTTGTTAACAAGAGAAGGTGAGAAGGGAAGATCAATGTCATGATACTTAGGCTGTGGCCTATCAGCAGCATTTCTCTTGCCTATGTTCCAATCAAATAGGCTCTGAGGATTTCTCTTCCACCCATGGAAATGGAATAAAGAGTTTGCTATGCAACAACCCATCTATGCTAGCATTACT
The Hevea brasiliensis isolate MT/VB/25A 57/8 chromosome 18, ASM3005281v1, whole genome shotgun sequence genome window above contains:
- the LOC110664060 gene encoding uncharacterized protein LOC110664060; the protein is MGCCIANSLFHFHGWKRNPQSLFDWNIGKRNAADRPQPKYHDIDLPFSPSLVNNTFLKGRELKCCYRGTIDGFSATNFHDCCDFKGPCVIVGYTNNTFKFGAFNPEGYRSTDDYYDTFDAFLFYWTDNGTIDPIILPKVGGSGAALFDYARGGPQFGADGLLIGPPLAPVMGGFAGPDTNSGIGDLRQAKSRLGLSYAKRADGKESIFGEEPKATLEEVQVFCSPQIASLY